A genomic window from Montipora capricornis isolate CH-2021 chromosome 8, ASM3666992v2, whole genome shotgun sequence includes:
- the LOC138060656 gene encoding regulator of microtubule dynamics protein 1-like, with protein MAALSEKFRLAWRLQGLFQGEGFVIKALQHFKSPPNSSRHVHRKVLKLCYLLLRGSQPSKIVPPLVAASGWFGASKFQEKSPAEVINSNMSEMENDFKTVDDLCDDNELQKAYDLLMKYKEPQKSDVEWRLAKVKRMMAEESKDTQKKKELTYEALDHAKLALSLDDKNFAAHKWYAITLSFVGEYEGTKAKLQNAFVMKEHFEKAIELNPSDATSRHVLGVWCFTFADMGWVTRKLAATIFASPPTSSYEEALGHFQKAEELDPNFYAKNHMFLGKTFLRLKKMDEAKIWLDKAANNNPKKTADDKAAKRRLRKCCTSTFNVKKDFIVNLFGRSVVATTISVFLRMYICRYNLPG; from the exons ATGGCGGCTCTATCTGAGAAGTTTCGCTTGGCGTGGCGATTACAAGGACTATTTCAAGGAGAAGGATTTGTGATAAAAGCCCTTCAACATTTTAAATCACCTCCAAATTCTTCAAGGCACGTTCATAGAAAG GTCTTAAAACTTTGTTATCTACTTCTGAGGGGATCTCAACCCAGCAAAATAGTTCCTCCCCTAGTTGCAGCCTCTGGTTGGTTTGGAGCCTCCAAGTTTCAGGAAAAATCACCTGCAGAAGTAATAAACAGCAATATGAGTGAGATGGAGAATGATTTTAAGACAGTGGATGACTTGTGTGATGACAATGAGCTGCAGAAGGCATATGACCTGCTGATGAAATACAAGGAACCTCAAAAATCTGACGTTGAGTGGAGGTTAgcaaaagtaaaaagaatgatgGCAGAGGAAAGCAAAGATAcacagaagaaaaaagaactgacTTATGAAGCTCTTGATCATGCTAAACTGGCTTTGAGCCTGGATGACAAAAATTTTGCTGCACATAAA TGGTATGCGATTACACTTTCTTTTGTTGGGGAATATGAAGGAACGAAGGCCAAACTACAGAATGCTTTTGTCATGAAAGAGCATTTTGAG AAAGCAATTGAATTGAATCCTTCTGATGCCACCTCTCGTCATGTACTTGGTGTTTG GTGTTTTACTTTTGCTGACATGGGCTGGGTCACTAGAAAACTAGCAGCCACTATCTTTGCTTCACCGCCAACATCTTCCTATGAAGAG GCCTTAggacattttcaaaaagctgagGAAT TGGATCCAAACTTCTATGCCAAAAACCACATGTTTCTTGGAAAGACATTTCTACGTTTAAAGAAAATGGATGAAGCTAAAATATGGCTGGACAAAGCGGCAAACAACAATCCGAAGAAAACTGCAGATGACAAAGCG GCCAAAAGGAGGCTGAGGAAATGTTGCACAAGTACTTTTAATGTCAAGAAggattttattgttaatttgttTGGAAGATCTGTGGTTGCAACTactatttctgtttttttgagGATGTATATTTGTCGATACAATCTACCGGGGTAA